From the genome of Pseudomonas putida:
TCTGTCGCATTGAGGCCTACGGGGCAGGTTTCGGTATAGGTCAGAGTGTCTGGGTCCCACTGCGAGATATAGCCGGGTAGCGTCGCCGCTGGCTGTTGATTATCGTTTTGGGGAATGGGACTGATACCCTTATAGGTATACTTGTTTTCGACACCGTTGAGGGTTTGTGAATCCAATTGTCCCCACGCCGTCCAGTGTTGACTACCCAGTGCACGTGACGTCTTGTCACCGGCCTCGAGTGTCAGTCCAGTGGCCCCGCTAATGGATGCAGCCCCCGCGTACTCATAACGCAACACTCCACCATTGAACTGCTGACTCAGCAGGCGTCCAAGGGGGTCATAGGTATAAGCACGACGCGTGCTATTGTGCGGTTTGGCCTCAACCAGCCGTCCAAACGCATCGTAAGATGCGACATCCCGCCCCAGGGACGTGAGGCTCTTGCCTTTTTTCTTGAAACGCTCTGACCCAACCAATTGACCAAACTCATCGAACTCGAATTTTGTCTGCAGATGCGCATCATTGCTATAGTTGCGAAGGATGAGCGTTCGCTCGTCGGTACCGAGTTCGAGTTCTTGCGTATAATTTCCGCGCACCAGTTTTTCCGTGTTTGACGTCACGGAGACCTGCTGTGTGATTTTTTCTGTCGCCTTACCGTTGCGATCCTTCAACAGCACCGTTTGATCTGAGGATTTCCCATCCGCCTGCCAGACAGTAGTAACTTCACGAGTACTGTGAAGCTTTGACGTATCCTTGTAATCAAATTGGATGTACTTCTGCAGACGACCCGCAGAATCGTAGTCGAGAGTATCCAGCTTAACATTTATTTCTCTCGGGGCATTGCCGTAGAGGGTGCAAGTATACCCATCATAGGTATATTCAATCTTCTGTACGCATTTCCAGTGACCGTCAGAAGTACTTTTTTTCCATATACCGGTTGCCCTCCCAAACTTATCGAATTTTTTTTGCACCCCACCCTTCAAGCCAGTCGTTTCAATCTGATAGCTTTTAGTTTGGGGCAAAAGCGCATAGCTTATGTTGTTATTTTGCAGCACCGTGCCCCCCTGAGTAATCTTCTCACTTGCCAGGCGCCCTTTGCTGAACCCATACGTTGTCTTAATACCCTGCGTATCAACTGTTTCAATTAGGTACTGACCGTATCCGTCACGCGTTTGCTTGGACTCTACCATCCCTGCCTCGCTTGTGGTTTTTGTCGTCTGCGTGGTCCGGCGCGGCTCTTTTTTATCTATTTCATACGTATGTTGAACCGTCACTCTGGACGCCTCTATTTCCGCGCCGCTGGCGGTCAGTCGATAGCTAGTGCTTGACGCCAACTTGCCAAAACTGGCTTTTTTGGCATCCGAGTGATACGTAAACTCTTCTACTGCCATGGTGCTGTCGCTCCAGTGCGTCAGCTTATAACCCATGCTATTTTTTTTGCTTTGGTCTTTTGCCGCCTGCTGAATCCCGGGTATGGCAGCCTTAAACTTGTCGCTGATATATTCATCATCTTTAGTTTTTTCAGCACATTCTTCGAGCGCTTTCACCATGTCCGCTACCGCGGCGGTCGCTATCTTGAGCTGAACCTTAGATACATCTATTGTCTCAAGCTGGGGTGCCAGTACCGTGAGCGTTCTTGCCAATACCAAGGCGTGAGGGCGATCAATGAGTGCGTTCTTCATCGGTGTCAGCTTGGTGTAACCGAAATACGTTATCTTGACATCCACCGCCGCTGACGCGGTCTTACGCGTAAAACGTTCAGACTCAATGTGACTACAGAACCCTACTGCGTCGCCCGGATAGCCCAGTTCTACTGGGAGGTTAAACGTTTCCGTTGCATAATCATTGGTGGCGTACTCACGAATCGAGGTAAACTTTTTTACAACACTTGAGGTGAAATTTGTGCTTGGCCTAACATTGCTGAGCAACAGAAACCAGGGCGTGAGCAGCGAAGCGTTTATTGTGCGATCAACGTCACTTAATTCAAACTCACTGGATACCGCGTAGCGAGTGTAGTTATTATAATACGTCCACTCCAACTTCTCAGTATCACTCTCGAGACTGACAAGATTTCCTTCATGGTCAAATGTTGAGGTGTGATCCTGGAGGGTGCGCCCATCTACCGTGTACGTGGACCGGCATGAGACTAGCCCCTTGCCGACATCTTGCTGTAAGTCCAGTGCTTTGATGGCGGTGGCCCCGCCCACGACTGTCGTTATCTTATGTGAGCCATCCTCAGAGAATTCGTATGTAGCAGTGGCCGTGAGCGCTTTGCCGGTATGGTAATTGACAACTGCTTTGCGCCCGCTGAACACGTACGTTTCTGTGCTATTTTCACCGGCACCGGGTAATTTCACAGTACGCGTATGAAGCTTTCCGTCTTTCCACTTCAGCTTTTCTGTCGAATCATAGGGAAACGAATGATTTCCATCCGAATAGGCTACTTTGGTGAGAATACTTTTCTCGCCGTCGACGCTGGTGATCTTATAGTACGTAGCCTCCACGAGCGGATCGGAGCATTTCATGCTGATTGTTATGCTGCCGTCTTCATACTCCCAACTGTAAGTTACTTTTTCTTGCCCAACAGGATATACAACGATTTCATTTAATTTTGGTACATCGCCATCACGATTCCAGCTTGCGGTCAATACCGGGCCGATCTCGTCCTTGATTTCGGTTACACGCGGCTGATCCAGGGCGGACTCCCACGTAAAATGGAAGCCTTTACCGAGGGCGTCAACGATGCACCTGAGTAACACCTTGCTCTGGCCCGATTCTTCAGGTGCACCTACACAATCGAATAGTTCTGACAGGCCACTTTTATGGAGAATGCAGATGGTTTGTTCTTTCAGCGCCTTGTTCTGGTAGTCCGCACCTTCTGGAAAAGCCTTTTTTCTTTTAAGCAAAAAATCCGATGCATCGAAGAGGTACCCTGGCCCAACGGACGCGTGGCTTGAATCATCCTCGGCTCGTCCACTCATACGTCGCCCGTCACTAAGCGGTACGCCTTGAACCTCAACCCCGAATGTCGGATAATTGCCCCCCCCGGTAGCCCGCCATGTGCCAGAAGGGTAAATATCAAAGGTCAGATCAGACGCAGCGCTTTCCAACAAGCAACTGGCAGTCAAGTTTATCGGCAGCCCACTGGTTTCACCTAACAGGCGCGCGAGCGGCAGACTAAACTCACATCGACCGGTGCCTTTATTTACCGAAACAAGAGAATTGATAAAAGCCGCATCAATATCAAAGTTATTCATTGTACTGACTCCCTTTTCAGACATTGAAATAATAAGACACCTGATACGACATAATGGTCTCTCGTGCTCGACGTGCAACTATCATTAATGACAGTTGACAGTCTTCTGAGGATATAGGCCTACGCAGACAAAACGCGCTCCATCGGCAACTGCCAAAGCCTCGGCACTATCAAGGACCGCATAAAAATGTTGATAAGGCACAGGTGAAGAGGCTTTAGCGCTTTTGTCGAAGCGCAGCACGATCCGTCGGCGCGCAACCATTTACAGCCTTTGCACGGACGGCCACATTGGACGATAGGTAGAATGGGAGCACCATTGATCGCAGGCTGAAGCACTCCCGCGTATCTCGCCATGCATTAGCCTGCAATGCATTCAGAGCAGCCATTAAGCGTCAGTCGGTCGCTGAATCGAAGTCAATAGTTATTCTCGACTGACGGGAATGTCTCCACCCCCCTTGCCGTCACGCCGCTCACCCATCCACTCATTGACCTTCTGCCCAAACTCCGCTGGCGCCTTGCGCCCGAAACGCCGCGCCAGATCGAGTATGGTCTGCTGGGCCAACGCCTCTTCCATGCGCTTCTGCGCCCCCAGCATCACCGCATGGATGGCACAGGTGCCCTCGGTCGCCCAGCCCGGTGGCGAACCCTCGAACAACGTGCAGCGCTCGCGGATTTCGCGGCAGTCGAAGATCTTTTTCTGCCCATCGATGGCGCGGACGATATCCAGCACGGTAATTTCGTCCGACGGCCGCGCCAGACGGAAGCCGCCGCGCACGCCTTCGGTAGCCGCTACCAACCCTGCGCGGGCGAGCTTGGTGAACACCTTGGCCAGGTACTCCTGGGGCACACCCTGCAACTCCGCCAGGTCACGCACGCTGGATTCGCGAGAGTCGCCGCGCTCATCCACAAGGTACAGCAGGCAATGGATGCCATATTCGACGCCAGCACTGTACAACGACATATCAATCTCCGACCAAATCTGTCGCAAATAGTACGCCCCTCCTGACGGGATGGCAAAGCACCCTACCGCCATTCGTCGGCATTCCGAGACGCATGAATTGCCACTCCCCCCTTGAACCAAGCGGTTTTCGTCGAGAACCATGGCGGCGTCATCCCGCCCTGCCTGCGGAAAAAGCTTGCCGCCCATAACTACGACAACTACAGTCGTAGTTATTCGAGCGGCACGACGCCTGCCATCGAAGCCAGTCAATCCAGTCATGAACCTTGCGGAGCTTCTTTCATGAAATCGAACATCCTGATCATCGGTGCCGGCTTTGCCGGTGTATGGAGCGCCCTGAGCGCCGCCCGCCTGCTCGACCAGGCCCAGCGTGACGACCTGAGCATCACTGTGCTCGCGCCGCAGCCGGAGCTGCGTATCCGCCCCCGCTTCTACGAAGCCGACGTGCATCGCATGAAGGCGCCACTGGGCGAACTGTTCGAGGCCGTGGGCGTGCAGTTCATCGCCGGCAATGCCCAAGCCATCGACAGTGACGCGCGCAGCGTCAGCTACACCGACGCCAGCGGCCAGGTGCAACACATCGGCTACGACCGCCTGATCCTTGCCGCCGGCAGCCAGGTGGCACGCCCGGCGGTACCGGGCCTGGCCGAACATGCCTTCGATGTCGATCAAATGGAGTCGGCGATGCGCCTCGAGCAACACCTGGTGAGCCTGGCCGCCCTGCCCGCCTCGCCTGCCCGCGATACCGTGGTGGTGTGCGGCGGCGGCTTCACCGGCATCGAAACCGCCACGGAAATGCCCGCCCGCCTGCGCGCCATCCTCGGCGCCGGGGCTACGCCTCGGGTGCTGTTGGTGGATCGCGGCGCGAGCATCGGCGGCGCATTGGGTGCTGGCATCCAACCGTCGATCGTCGCCGCCTGCGAACAAGCCGGCGTGCAATGGCTGACCGGTGCCTCGGTGGTGGCCGTCGATGCAGGCGGCGTGACCCTGGACAACGGCGAACACATCGCCAGCAACACCGTGATCTGGACCGTCGGCGTCAAGGCCAGCCCGTTGACCGCACAGGTCGCCGGTGAGCGTGACAACTTCGGCCGTTTGAAGGTCGACGATCATCTCAAGGTGATCGGCCAGGACCACATCTACGCCACCGGCGACACCGCCTGGGCGGCCGTCGACGAAGTGGGCAACCACGCCCTGATGACCTGCCAGCACGCCATCCCCATGGGCCGCCACTCTGGCAACAACGCCATGGCCGATCTGCTCGGCGTGCAACCTGTGGTGTACCGCCAGCCGAAGTACGTCACCTGCCTGGACCTTGGCGAATGGGGTGCAACGTTCAGCGAGGGCTGGGAGCGCGAACTGAAACTGCACGGGCAGGAAGGCAAGGCCCTCAAGCGCCAGATCAACTCGGTCTGGATCTACCCGCCAGCGCCTGACCGTAGCCTGGCGCTGGCCGCAGCCGACCCGCTGATCGCGATCGTCTGATCGGCACGACCTGACAGATCCGTCGACAAATGGCGGATCTGTCTAGACATGTCGTTACTGGCCATGGCTGATGGCCATATGTCATCATTTTAATAAAAAACCTACGAGGGTGAGGCACCCACTCAAACCGCAGCGCATCGAGAGCCTGGCTTCACCCCGGTGAACCCGGCCATCCGTCCATGCTCTTGACGCCTGCACGTCACCGCCAAGGAGCACTCGATGCAGTTAAGGAATATGAAGATCGGCGCACGCGCAGCCAGCGTGTTTGCCCTTTTAGGCGTACTGGTGCTGGCCATGGGCCTGACCGCACTCCATGAAACGGGCGAGATGGACAAGGCCACGGACGAGATCCGCGTCACCTGGATACCCGCCGTCGTGGCCCTCAGTGAAGTCAGCACCAACCTCGGCCGGGCCCGTGCCATCACTCTGCGCGCGGCGCTGGCTGGCGAGACCGCCGAGCGCACCCGCAACCTGGACATGCTCAAGGGCATCAACGAACAACTCAAGACCAGCCTCAGGGACTACGACCGCACCATCGTCGCCGCCGATGACCGTGCTCTGTTCAATACCTTCTCCGCCGCCCATCAACAGTACCTCGACCTGCAGGCACGGGTGCTCGAAGACATCGCCGGCAACCGCATCGGCGAAGCCGAGCAGCTTATCAGTGGCCCGCTCAGCCAGTACGCCGACAGCATGATGAAGGCCATGAGTGCGTTGATCGACTACAACAGCAAAGGTGCCGAGGACGCCTCGCAGCGCAGCAGCGATGTGGCCGACCAGGCATTCAACGCCATCGTTGGCGCCCTGGTGGTGATCATGCTCGCACTGGCTGCCATCGCCACCCTGCTGACCCGCAGTATCGTCGTGCCGCTGGCCGACGCTGTAGCCGTGGCCGAGCGTGTCGCCACCGGCGACCTCACCGCGCACATCCAGGTCACTGGTCGCGACGAGCCGGCCCTGTTACTGCGCGCCCTGGGCCGCATGCAGACGAACCTGCGCGAGACCATTCGCAAGATCGCCGCTTCCTCCGATCAGCTCGCCTCGGCCTCCGAAGAACTGCATACCGTCACCGAAGACACCAGCCGCGGCCTGCATCAGCAGAGCGCGGAAATCGACCAGGCCGCCACTGCGGTCAACCAGATGACCGCTGCCGTCGAGGAAGTGGCCAACAACGCGGTGAGCACCGCCGATGCCTCCCAGGGCGCCGATCACAGCACCCGCGATGGCCGCGATCAGGTCAACCAGGCGCTGGCCTCGATCCAGCAACTGGTCGAGGACGTCACCGGCACCTCCGCCGAGATCGAACAACTGGCTAGCAACGCCAACGAGATCAGCCGGGTGCTGGACGTGATCGGTGCGATTGCCGGGCAGACCAACCTGCTGGCGCTCAATGCCGCCATCGAAGCCGCGCGTGCCGGCGAAGCGGGCCGCGGTTTTGCCGTGGTGGCCGATGAAGTCCGCGCCCTCGCCCACCGCACCCAGCAGTCCACGGCCGAGATCGAGCAGATGATCGCGGGTATCCAGAATGGTACCGAGCGGGCGGTGGCGGCCATGCACAGCAGCCAGGGGCGTGCGACCGGTACCTTGGAAATTGCCCAGGGGGCTGGGCAGGCTTTGGAAGTGATTGCCGAAGCGATCGCCTCGATCAACCAGCGCAACCTGGTGATCGCCAGTGCTTCGGAGGAGCAGGCGCAGGTGGCGCGAGAGGTGGACCGCAACCTGGTGAACATCCGCGACTTGGCGATGCAGACCTCGGCGGGGGCCAATCAGACCAGTGCGGCGGCGCAGGACCTGTCGCGCCTGGCGGTGGATCTGAACGGCATGGTGGCGCAGTTCAAGGTCTGACCCGGTAAACAGCTGGGGCCGCTTTGCGGCCCCAATGCAGCAACATCAATCGATCAGTCATTAACCCCAACGACCCGCCCCGCCTTCTCGGCCGCCTTGCCCCGCGTCGCCAGGCAATAATACAGCGGCACCGTCACGATCAACCCGAACAGCCAGGACAAGTCGGCCCCTTCGACGATATTCGAGTACGGCCCCACATACAGCGACGTATTGGCGAACGGCAACTGCACCAGGATGCCGCAAGCGTAGGCAATGATCGCGTGGTGGTTGAAGCGCCCATAGATGCCGCCATCGGCACGGAAGATCGAGGCGATGTCGTACTGGCCCTTCTTGATCAGGTAGAAGTCGATCAGGTTGATCGACGCCCACGGCACCAGCACCAGCAACAGCGCCAGGATCAAGCCGATGAACTGGCCGATGAAGTCCGCCGAAGCGTTCAGCGCCACCAGGCCGCAACCCACCAGAATGATCGAGGCGAGGATCACCCGCACCTTGATGCTCGGCGTCCACTGCGCCACGAAGGTCTGGATGGCAGTGACGATCGACAGCACCGCGCCATACAAGTTGAGGGCGTTGTGGCTGATGATGTTGAGCAGGAACAGCACCATCAGGATCGGACCGAGCCAGCCGGTGGCCTGCTTGACCGCGTCCATCGCGTCGGTGCCTTGCGGCACGCACAGCACGGCCACCGCACCGAAGCTGAAGCACAGGATGGTGCCCAGGGTCGCGCCGAAGTAGGTAGCCCAGAACGGCTTGGCGATACCCACCTCACGCGGCAGGTAGCGCGAGTAGTCGGAGGTATACGGCGAGAAGCTGATCTGCCAGAT
Proteins encoded in this window:
- a CDS encoding RHS repeat-associated core domain-containing protein; amino-acid sequence: MNNFDIDAAFINSLVSVNKGTGRCEFSLPLARLLGETSGLPINLTASCLLESAASDLTFDIYPSGTWRATGGGNYPTFGVEVQGVPLSDGRRMSGRAEDDSSHASVGPGYLFDASDFLLKRKKAFPEGADYQNKALKEQTICILHKSGLSELFDCVGAPEESGQSKVLLRCIVDALGKGFHFTWESALDQPRVTEIKDEIGPVLTASWNRDGDVPKLNEIVVYPVGQEKVTYSWEYEDGSITISMKCSDPLVEATYYKITSVDGEKSILTKVAYSDGNHSFPYDSTEKLKWKDGKLHTRTVKLPGAGENSTETYVFSGRKAVVNYHTGKALTATATYEFSEDGSHKITTVVGGATAIKALDLQQDVGKGLVSCRSTYTVDGRTLQDHTSTFDHEGNLVSLESDTEKLEWTYYNNYTRYAVSSEFELSDVDRTINASLLTPWFLLLSNVRPSTNFTSSVVKKFTSIREYATNDYATETFNLPVELGYPGDAVGFCSHIESERFTRKTASAAVDVKITYFGYTKLTPMKNALIDRPHALVLARTLTVLAPQLETIDVSKVQLKIATAAVADMVKALEECAEKTKDDEYISDKFKAAIPGIQQAAKDQSKKNSMGYKLTHWSDSTMAVEEFTYHSDAKKASFGKLASSTSYRLTASGAEIEASRVTVQHTYEIDKKEPRRTTQTTKTTSEAGMVESKQTRDGYGQYLIETVDTQGIKTTYGFSKGRLASEKITQGGTVLQNNNISYALLPQTKSYQIETTGLKGGVQKKFDKFGRATGIWKKSTSDGHWKCVQKIEYTYDGYTCTLYGNAPREINVKLDTLDYDSAGRLQKYIQFDYKDTSKLHSTREVTTVWQADGKSSDQTVLLKDRNGKATEKITQQVSVTSNTEKLVRGNYTQELELGTDERTLILRNYSNDAHLQTKFEFDEFGQLVGSERFKKKGKSLTSLGRDVASYDAFGRLVEAKPHNSTRRAYTYDPLGRLLSQQFNGGVLRYEYAGAASISGATGLTLEAGDKTSRALGSQHWTAWGQLDSQTLNGVENKYTYKGISPIPQNDNQQPAATLPGYISQWDPDTLTYTETCPVGLNATDDTKKTLSTSLQLSVRGKILKMTDIAGRVTAYSYDALGRLLEQRSDACVTVSVYADNGQLQQETIEDIANGRTLTVTYAYDLLGHEVSREFVCDGVSTLKLVRQLTEGRLTKQLLSVNGKQQASDTYTYDQYGRLVSWTADNKSYAYRTDLDVIEQSYKYDELGNVIETKLTGPSATSWSPVMKREFDSKVPGLLAKHSSTTIKSDKKGRWVADHVSYLDNGKVKGSNWLGANYGGNPRVEYTYDDEGRVRALFTTGDDRPRGFQLHYRAGKVYARSQITNNTNMWGGATEKQTILLNESVGCYLSQANVLAPESKASSMTHFELRDAAGTVFASIDSAGNITYHNYSPYGHRPVDPNWDNWLGFKGEVQLPDGGYYLGSYRVYDPLMMSFRTPDSASPFGVGGPAAYVYCGGDPVNFHDPSGHVREEHFSYTFAPPLYTTREFKIGMAVAGIVLAPLGMV
- a CDS encoding RrF2 family transcriptional regulator, producing MSLYSAGVEYGIHCLLYLVDERGDSRESSVRDLAELQGVPQEYLAKVFTKLARAGLVAATEGVRGGFRLARPSDEITVLDIVRAIDGQKKIFDCREIRERCTLFEGSPPGWATEGTCAIHAVMLGAQKRMEEALAQQTILDLARRFGRKAPAEFGQKVNEWMGERRDGKGGGDIPVSRE
- a CDS encoding NAD(P)/FAD-dependent oxidoreductase, with the translated sequence MKSNILIIGAGFAGVWSALSAARLLDQAQRDDLSITVLAPQPELRIRPRFYEADVHRMKAPLGELFEAVGVQFIAGNAQAIDSDARSVSYTDASGQVQHIGYDRLILAAGSQVARPAVPGLAEHAFDVDQMESAMRLEQHLVSLAALPASPARDTVVVCGGGFTGIETATEMPARLRAILGAGATPRVLLVDRGASIGGALGAGIQPSIVAACEQAGVQWLTGASVVAVDAGGVTLDNGEHIASNTVIWTVGVKASPLTAQVAGERDNFGRLKVDDHLKVIGQDHIYATGDTAWAAVDEVGNHALMTCQHAIPMGRHSGNNAMADLLGVQPVVYRQPKYVTCLDLGEWGATFSEGWERELKLHGQEGKALKRQINSVWIYPPAPDRSLALAAADPLIAIV
- a CDS encoding methyl-accepting chemotaxis protein, whose protein sequence is MKIGARAASVFALLGVLVLAMGLTALHETGEMDKATDEIRVTWIPAVVALSEVSTNLGRARAITLRAALAGETAERTRNLDMLKGINEQLKTSLRDYDRTIVAADDRALFNTFSAAHQQYLDLQARVLEDIAGNRIGEAEQLISGPLSQYADSMMKAMSALIDYNSKGAEDASQRSSDVADQAFNAIVGALVVIMLALAAIATLLTRSIVVPLADAVAVAERVATGDLTAHIQVTGRDEPALLLRALGRMQTNLRETIRKIAASSDQLASASEELHTVTEDTSRGLHQQSAEIDQAATAVNQMTAAVEEVANNAVSTADASQGADHSTRDGRDQVNQALASIQQLVEDVTGTSAEIEQLASNANEISRVLDVIGAIAGQTNLLALNAAIEAARAGEAGRGFAVVADEVRALAHRTQQSTAEIEQMIAGIQNGTERAVAAMHSSQGRATGTLEIAQGAGQALEVIAEAIASINQRNLVIASASEEQAQVAREVDRNLVNIRDLAMQTSAGANQTSAAAQDLSRLAVDLNGMVAQFKV
- a CDS encoding purine-cytosine permease family protein; the encoded protein is MSQPSSQHQFVENHTVDYVPPAERHGKARDLFTLWFSTNIAPLPIVTGAMVVQVFHLNLLWGLIAIVLGHLIGGVVIALASAQGPQLGIPQMVQSRGQFGRYGALLIVFFTALIYVGFFISNIVLAGKTIHGIAPSVPMPGAIVIGALSATAIGVIGYRFIHILNRIGTWVMGSALLAGFIMMFVQELPADFFSRGAFNLSGFIATVSLGTIWQISFSPYTSDYSRYLPREVGIAKPFWATYFGATLGTILCFSFGAVAVLCVPQGTDAMDAVKQATGWLGPILMVLFLLNIISHNALNLYGAVLSIVTAIQTFVAQWTPSIKVRVILASIILVGCGLVALNASADFIGQFIGLILALLLVLVPWASINLIDFYLIKKGQYDIASIFRADGGIYGRFNHHAIIAYACGILVQLPFANTSLYVGPYSNIVEGADLSWLFGLIVTVPLYYCLATRGKAAEKAGRVVGVND